Proteins encoded within one genomic window of Spirochaeta cellobiosiphila DSM 17781:
- a CDS encoding response regulator yields the protein MNLKLITVDDERYLHQGLDKLMNWEQWGISKVGMAYDGENAYKLIDGVRPDIIISDIRMPKLDGLNLIDKVNSLQNYHPHWIILSGYSDFAFAQQAMKFGVKHYLLKPVDPEEIKLALEQIRKESQFHSDHRQMDSSTRSFRQLIINHKIYDDSHLNEVLPLFRNLRYMQFMMRQEQPDQEEVLCTLLNKFNVPLTKQSFIRLSPYKTGFLLEDSLCSSKEVLSKLIHCSKREFKAEPYILLSPVLNTKEALRSSFQGIINSLACLPYTETAGLFYWTDQTQDIYSVKTPLKEALFFPELLNSIERGDQLEITKQLQQIRLWAYARKISLLALHDWIQCIVMDVTRIILELDGSVDGFMAHFRDPSYIEDLCYRKNVFDYMEQYSQEASQVIQELKRLNKAGVIMSVAKYVQEHYQESLSLKELGQIYSINPVYLGQLFKKTYSVSYKKYLCQIRMEEAQKLLASSDLKVYEVAHAVGYSDSDYFSEQFVKHTGVSPAKFRSL from the coding sequence TTGAATCTTAAACTAATCACAGTCGATGATGAGCGTTATCTTCATCAAGGTTTGGATAAATTAATGAATTGGGAACAGTGGGGCATATCCAAAGTAGGGATGGCCTATGACGGGGAAAATGCCTATAAACTTATTGATGGAGTACGGCCGGATATTATTATATCCGATATTCGTATGCCTAAGTTAGATGGTCTGAACCTTATTGATAAAGTTAATTCTCTTCAAAACTACCATCCTCATTGGATAATATTGAGTGGGTATAGTGATTTTGCTTTTGCTCAGCAGGCCATGAAATTCGGGGTTAAGCACTATCTTCTCAAGCCCGTGGATCCAGAGGAAATAAAACTGGCCCTTGAGCAAATACGTAAAGAATCTCAATTTCATTCTGATCATAGACAGATGGATAGCTCAACACGAAGCTTTAGGCAGCTTATCATTAATCATAAAATCTATGATGATTCTCATCTTAATGAGGTTCTTCCTTTATTTCGTAATCTACGTTATATGCAGTTTATGATGCGACAGGAACAACCTGATCAAGAAGAAGTCCTGTGTACACTCTTGAATAAGTTCAATGTCCCCTTAACCAAACAATCCTTTATTAGATTGTCCCCATATAAAACTGGTTTTCTATTGGAAGACAGCCTCTGCTCATCAAAAGAGGTTTTATCCAAGCTCATCCATTGCTCTAAGCGTGAGTTCAAAGCTGAACCATATATCCTTTTAAGTCCAGTACTTAATACTAAGGAGGCTCTTAGATCCAGTTTCCAGGGTATTATAAATTCCCTCGCCTGTCTTCCTTATACAGAGACAGCTGGCTTATTCTATTGGACTGATCAGACCCAGGATATCTACTCTGTAAAGACTCCATTAAAAGAAGCCCTTTTCTTCCCTGAATTACTTAATAGTATCGAGCGGGGGGACCAGTTAGAGATTACTAAACAATTACAGCAAATACGTTTATGGGCATATGCAAGAAAGATCTCTCTTCTCGCTCTCCATGACTGGATACAGTGTATTGTTATGGATGTAACCCGCATTATTCTTGAGTTGGATGGATCTGTAGATGGTTTTATGGCTCACTTTCGTGATCCTTCATATATTGAAGATTTATGTTATCGAAAAAATGTGTTTGATTATATGGAGCAATACTCTCAGGAAGCCTCTCAAGTGATTCAAGAACTAAAGCGCCTTAATAAAGCAGGTGTCATTATGAGTGTGGCAAAATACGTACAGGAGCATTATCAGGAGTCCCTGTCTCTAAAGGAACTAGGTCAGATCTATTCCATAAATCCAGTGTATTTAGGTCAATTATTTAAGAAGACCTATAGCGTAAGTTATAAAAAATATTTATGCCAAATACGTATGGAGGAAGCACAAAAGTTATTAGCTTCAAGCGATTTAAAAGTCTATGAAGTAGCCCATGCGGTAGGATATTCTGACAGTGATTATTTCTCTGAACAATTCGTAAAACACACAGGAGTTTCTCCTGCCAAGTTTCGATCTTTATAG
- a CDS encoding endo-1,4-beta-xylanase, with product MSYKHNTFTVDLGPSYKNCEVEVSFQKHKFLFGCNGFGFIGLETKEETEQYKTLFTKLFNMATLPFYLAQYEPKEGKTKEKELSAASHWASNEGIILKGHPLCWHTLWPEWMLQYDTKTIYSKTMARIEREVSHYKGTIDMWDVINEVVILPRFQRYDNGISRLQREYGAENLAFDCFKKAKEVNPDATLLINDFLLISEYKDLITRLLDRGCPIDVIGLQTHQHQGYLGLEAVQELIDTFGTFKLPLHFTENTLLSGRLVDPAIEDLNDAYSNDWPSTEEGEQRQAKQIEEMYRLLYESDQVEALIWWDLQDGNWLNAPSGLVRKDYSLKPAYQKLDELINIEWGYPQKTLVTNEKGQLDITGPEGDYSLNIKDKIQNVCLSKDSL from the coding sequence ATGAGTTATAAACACAATACCTTCACAGTAGATTTAGGTCCTTCCTATAAGAATTGTGAAGTAGAAGTTAGCTTCCAAAAACATAAGTTTTTATTTGGTTGTAATGGATTTGGTTTTATCGGTCTGGAAACCAAAGAGGAAACAGAACAATATAAAACCCTTTTTACCAAGCTTTTTAATATGGCTACCTTACCCTTTTATTTAGCTCAATACGAACCAAAAGAAGGAAAAACTAAGGAAAAGGAGCTCAGTGCCGCATCTCATTGGGCTTCTAATGAGGGAATAATTCTCAAAGGGCATCCCCTTTGTTGGCATACTTTATGGCCAGAATGGATGCTTCAATATGATACCAAAACCATTTATTCCAAAACCATGGCGAGGATTGAAAGAGAAGTTAGCCACTATAAGGGCACTATTGATATGTGGGATGTTATCAATGAAGTTGTAATTCTACCAAGATTTCAACGATATGATAATGGTATCTCAAGATTACAAAGGGAATACGGAGCAGAAAACCTGGCCTTTGATTGTTTTAAAAAAGCAAAAGAAGTGAATCCTGATGCCACATTATTAATAAATGATTTTCTATTAATATCAGAATACAAAGACCTCATAACAAGACTTCTAGATAGAGGATGTCCTATCGACGTCATCGGTCTACAGACACATCAGCACCAGGGGTATTTAGGACTGGAAGCGGTACAAGAATTAATTGACACTTTTGGTACTTTTAAATTACCTCTTCATTTTACAGAAAATACTCTTCTATCAGGAAGATTGGTTGATCCTGCTATTGAAGATTTGAATGATGCGTATAGCAACGATTGGCCAAGTACAGAAGAGGGTGAACAAAGACAGGCCAAGCAAATAGAGGAAATGTATCGCTTACTCTATGAATCCGATCAGGTGGAAGCCCTTATATGGTGGGATTTACAAGATGGCAATTGGTTAAATGCTCCCTCTGGCTTAGTTAGGAAAGACTATAGTCTTAAGCCTGCTTATCAAAAACTGGACGAATTGATCAATATAGAATGGGGATATCCACAAAAAACTTTAGTAACCAATGAGAAAGGTCAACTGGATATAACAGGACCAGAGGGGGATTATTCTCTCAACATTAAAGATAAGATACAGAACGTTTGTTTATCAAAGGATAGTCTATGA
- a CDS encoding ABC transporter permease: MSNNTSKLKGFSRKLNSQKILLLMTLPFVVHIIIFRYIPVGGWIMGFEDYKPAIPFFKQKFVGLKHFKDLLGDANFYYVIRNTLAMATIKLVLGTFFAILTAVLINETRHHGFKRSVQTISYLPHFVSWVVAANIVLEVLSPTGIINQLLVGMGAIKKPILWMGKPHFFWWIIGWSHVWKSVGFGAIIYLAAMTAIDPQLYEAADIDGCSRLRKITAITLPSIKPTIIILLIMDIGHLLDAGFEQQYLLQNSLVMNYSEVFTIYVLRYAFEFYRFSFAAAAGIFKSLVSITLLLAANLIAKKLDQESLM, encoded by the coding sequence ATGTCCAATAATACCAGCAAATTAAAGGGTTTCTCTCGTAAGCTTAATTCCCAAAAGATTCTTTTGCTGATGACCCTGCCATTTGTTGTCCACATTATTATTTTTCGTTATATCCCTGTAGGTGGCTGGATCATGGGATTTGAGGATTATAAACCAGCAATCCCTTTTTTCAAGCAAAAGTTTGTGGGATTAAAACATTTTAAAGATCTACTAGGGGATGCTAATTTTTACTATGTCATTAGAAATACCCTTGCTATGGCTACTATAAAGCTTGTATTGGGAACTTTTTTTGCCATACTCACGGCTGTGCTAATTAATGAAACACGGCATCATGGTTTTAAACGAAGCGTTCAAACCATATCTTACCTGCCACACTTTGTGTCTTGGGTTGTTGCAGCTAATATCGTGTTGGAAGTTCTTTCTCCAACAGGAATCATCAATCAACTATTAGTGGGAATGGGTGCCATTAAAAAGCCTATTCTGTGGATGGGGAAGCCTCATTTCTTTTGGTGGATAATCGGGTGGTCCCATGTTTGGAAATCTGTAGGGTTCGGAGCCATCATATATTTGGCAGCGATGACTGCTATTGATCCACAATTATATGAAGCCGCTGACATCGACGGTTGTAGTCGTCTTCGTAAGATCACGGCTATCACATTACCAAGCATTAAACCAACTATTATTATCTTATTGATTATGGATATAGGACATCTTTTGGATGCTGGTTTTGAACAGCAGTATCTACTTCAGAACTCTCTTGTTATGAATTATTCTGAGGTCTTTACCATATATGTTTTACGCTATGCCTTTGAATTTTATCGTTTTTCCTTTGCGGCTGCTGCAGGAATCTTTAAATCACTTGTTAGTATAACTTTGCTTTTAGCAGCAAACCTTATAGCTAAAAAACTCGATCAAGAATCATTAATGTAG
- a CDS encoding carbohydrate ABC transporter permease: protein MRKTRGDVIFDTIKIIMILFLCVVTLYPFLNTLAIALNDPMDSLKGGIGIWPRILTFSNFKDIIYDEFIGIAFRNSLLRTVISALVQTYCTAMVAYTLSRKEFSLRVPIAIIYVITMYIDGGLIPTYFLYRKLHLVNSFHVYWLPGLTTAWNMMVIRTYMRGLPESLVESAKLEGAGDFMIFRKIILPLSTPVLATIVLFTSVWQWNTWFDTFIFNSAKINLTTLQYELMKKIQSANAAISNTSMSDVYSNASNQSGNSVTPKSLRAAMTIVVSLPIIMAYPFLQKYFVSGLTIGGVKG from the coding sequence ATGAGAAAGACTCGCGGAGACGTTATATTCGATACAATTAAGATTATTATGATACTCTTTTTATGTGTCGTAACATTATATCCTTTTTTAAATACACTAGCCATTGCCTTAAATGATCCTATGGATTCCTTAAAGGGAGGCATTGGCATTTGGCCAAGGATTCTAACATTTAGTAATTTTAAAGATATTATATATGATGAATTTATTGGGATAGCATTTCGTAATTCCCTATTAAGAACAGTGATATCAGCTTTGGTACAGACCTATTGTACAGCAATGGTTGCGTATACCTTGAGTAGGAAAGAATTCTCTCTTCGTGTTCCCATTGCTATTATTTATGTTATTACCATGTATATAGATGGTGGGTTGATTCCTACTTATTTTCTGTATAGAAAACTTCATTTAGTGAATAGTTTCCATGTCTATTGGTTACCAGGACTTACAACAGCTTGGAATATGATGGTCATTCGAACTTATATGCGAGGTTTGCCAGAATCTCTCGTTGAAAGTGCGAAGCTGGAAGGGGCTGGTGACTTTATGATTTTTAGAAAAATCATTCTTCCTTTATCTACCCCTGTTTTAGCTACTATTGTCTTATTTACCTCTGTTTGGCAATGGAACACATGGTTTGATACCTTTATCTTTAATTCAGCCAAGATCAATCTAACTACCTTACAGTATGAGTTAATGAAAAAGATTCAGTCTGCTAATGCGGCTATTTCTAATACCAGTATGTCTGATGTGTATTCTAATGCCAGTAATCAGAGTGGTAATTCGGTAACTCCTAAATCATTAAGAGCAGCTATGACCATCGTGGTTAGTTTACCTATTATTATGGCCTATCCCTTTCTTCAAAAATACTTTGTCAGTGGTCTTACCATCGGTGGGGTAAAAGGATGA